One stretch of Nodularia sp. LEGE 06071 DNA includes these proteins:
- a CDS encoding glycosyltransferase family 2 protein: MVSISALIPTYKRVDKLENCLQKILSCDPLPSEIIIHIDAGDSETEPFLIAQNYPLVTWISSNTTQGPGGGRNKLIKQAKFPIIAGFDDDSWPLDKNYFAIATELFSLYPQASVITAQEVRPSTFPKQLNNFIKEVNCFQNCACLMRREAFLQTRGYLPLRYAYGMEEADVALQLLDCGWQILESFNLCVFHDTQLEHHNHPSVNAAHIANTALLAYLRYPITYWPLGIVQVFNRMRYAASVGRWKGISQGLSQIPHLLSCYANQRDPVQVHTLELSRKLASKS; the protein is encoded by the coding sequence ATGGTCAGCATTTCTGCTTTAATTCCAACGTATAAAAGAGTTGATAAGCTAGAAAACTGTCTCCAAAAAATTCTTTCCTGTGATCCCCTCCCGTCAGAAATTATCATTCATATTGACGCAGGTGATTCCGAAACAGAACCTTTTCTTATCGCTCAAAATTATCCCCTCGTAACTTGGATCAGCAGCAACACAACCCAAGGACCTGGCGGAGGTAGAAATAAACTGATCAAGCAAGCCAAATTTCCTATTATTGCTGGTTTTGATGATGACTCTTGGCCTTTAGATAAAAATTACTTTGCCATAGCGACAGAGCTTTTTTCTCTTTATCCTCAAGCCTCAGTAATTACTGCTCAAGAGGTACGACCTAGCACATTTCCAAAACAACTAAATAATTTTATAAAAGAAGTGAACTGCTTCCAAAACTGTGCTTGTCTCATGCGTCGAGAAGCTTTTTTACAAACCCGTGGCTATTTACCTCTACGCTATGCCTATGGCATGGAAGAAGCTGATGTAGCGTTACAACTTCTTGATTGTGGTTGGCAAATACTAGAATCATTTAACTTGTGCGTATTTCACGATACTCAATTAGAACATCACAATCATCCATCAGTTAACGCGGCACATATTGCTAATACAGCCCTTTTAGCTTATCTGCGTTATCCAATTACTTATTGGCCTTTGGGAATAGTTCAGGTGTTTAACAGAATGCGATATGCAGCTAGTGTAGGGAGATGGAAGGGTATCAGCCAAGGATTATCGCAAATTCCTCATCTACTTTCATGCTACGCTAATCAGCGTGATCCAGTGCAGGTTCATACACTGGAATTAAGCCGAAAATTAGCATCAAAGTCATGA
- a CDS encoding glycosyltransferase family 4 protein: MNKNSRNWICCQIGAREHYAIPRALHQHEKLAHLITDAWVTPVSPLKILTQSGLRERFHPALAKVQVHAFNSFLIRFEISQKLQKRFGWETIIARNNWFQQQAIKKLTQLTEKFTTPPILFSYSYAALELFKFAKKQGWYTVLGQIDPGLWEEQIVIQESEKHPQYHKNWQPALREYWQIWQEECNLADAIVVNSHWSSQLLEKTGIEVKKIHIIPLVYTPPKIANKFIRTYPESFSQKRPLRVLFLGQVILRKGIASVLESIKSLEGYPIEFWIVGSKELQIPSYFENHPQVHWVGRVNRSETAKYYQLADVFLFPTLSDGFGLTQLEAQAWQLPIIASRNCGEVVVDGVNGWLLPEVSNVAIANILKLCLHDPENLTALSKNCQITNKFTLETLTQHLLKF, from the coding sequence ATGAATAAAAATTCTAGGAATTGGATTTGCTGCCAAATAGGGGCAAGAGAACACTATGCAATTCCCAGAGCATTACATCAGCATGAAAAATTAGCTCATCTGATTACTGATGCTTGGGTTACTCCTGTGTCTCCTCTCAAAATTTTAACTCAATCAGGACTTAGAGAACGCTTTCATCCTGCCTTAGCTAAGGTACAAGTCCACGCCTTTAATAGTTTCCTTATTCGTTTTGAAATCAGTCAAAAACTACAAAAGCGTTTTGGGTGGGAAACAATCATTGCCCGTAATAACTGGTTTCAACAACAGGCTATTAAAAAGCTTACACAATTAACTGAAAAATTCACTACTCCTCCCATTCTATTTTCTTATAGCTATGCTGCATTAGAATTATTTAAATTTGCTAAAAAACAGGGCTGGTACACAGTTCTAGGTCAAATTGATCCTGGTTTGTGGGAAGAACAAATAGTTATTCAAGAGTCTGAAAAACATCCCCAATATCATAAAAATTGGCAACCTGCACTTCGTGAATATTGGCAAATCTGGCAAGAAGAATGTAACCTTGCCGATGCCATTGTAGTCAATTCACATTGGTCATCTCAACTTTTAGAAAAAACAGGTATTGAAGTCAAGAAGATTCATATCATTCCCTTGGTATATACTCCACCAAAAATTGCTAATAAATTTATCCGCACTTATCCAGAATCATTTTCTCAGAAACGACCATTGCGTGTGTTATTTCTGGGGCAGGTAATTTTAAGAAAAGGAATTGCATCTGTTTTAGAATCTATAAAATCCCTGGAAGGATATCCAATTGAGTTCTGGATTGTGGGATCTAAAGAACTTCAAATTCCGTCATACTTTGAAAACCATCCTCAAGTTCATTGGGTAGGTCGTGTCAACCGTAGTGAAACCGCTAAATATTATCAACTGGCTGATGTTTTTCTCTTTCCTACTCTCTCCGATGGGTTTGGACTAACTCAACTCGAAGCACAAGCTTGGCAACTACCAATTATTGCTTCTCGTAATTGCGGTGAGGTAGTGGTGGATGGTGTGAATGGTTGGCTATTACCTGAAGTAAGTAATGTAGCTATTGCTAATATATTGAAACTCTGTCTTCATGATCCAGAAAATCTCACAGCATTATCAAAAAACTGTCAAATTACCAATAAATTCACCCTCGAAACACTTACACAACATTTACTAAAATTCTAA
- a CDS encoding glycosyltransferase: MNCAPNNLQIAILFANYGPYHIARVASAYHACKSSGCNVFGIELARSEVEYPWEIQLDKFPGQIHSVIDDVPLEKVKFSHLFGKLISLLNRTCPDVIAISGYARPSMLVTLLWCLWHGKSAILLSETTENDEPRSWWKEKIKKLLITRYKAALVGGLPHKRYLIKLGMPSEAIFLGYDVVGNDVFHPNQIKSLSCPLAQPFFLAINRFVSKKNLPFLLSAYAKYRQTAGTDPWDLVLCGDGELRLLIEEEITNHKMQNYVHLPGFLQQDQLLPYFAHAKCFIHASVQEQWGLVVNEAMAAGLPVLVSNRCGCYEDLIIEGVNGFGFDPENSQQLSELMLKMSSGEIDLEIMSNEVLEHIQQFSPDYFAQGLIQSVSHASSQR, from the coding sequence ATGAATTGCGCTCCTAACAACTTACAAATAGCAATTTTATTTGCTAATTATGGTCCCTATCATATCGCCAGAGTTGCATCTGCCTATCACGCTTGCAAATCTAGCGGATGTAATGTTTTTGGCATTGAATTAGCTCGTTCAGAAGTAGAATATCCCTGGGAAATACAACTTGATAAATTTCCTGGTCAAATTCACTCAGTTATCGATGATGTTCCCCTAGAAAAAGTAAAATTTAGTCATTTATTTGGGAAATTAATCTCTCTCTTGAATCGAACTTGTCCTGATGTTATAGCAATTTCTGGTTATGCTCGTCCTTCTATGCTTGTTACTTTATTATGGTGTCTCTGGCATGGTAAATCTGCTATTCTTTTATCTGAAACAACAGAGAATGATGAACCTCGTTCTTGGTGGAAAGAAAAAATTAAAAAGTTGCTAATTACAAGATATAAAGCTGCCTTAGTAGGAGGACTACCACACAAGCGTTATTTAATCAAGTTGGGAATGCCCTCTGAAGCTATTTTTTTAGGCTATGACGTAGTTGGTAATGATGTTTTCCACCCTAATCAGATTAAATCCTTATCTTGTCCATTAGCTCAACCATTCTTTTTAGCTATTAATAGATTTGTTAGCAAAAAAAACTTACCATTTCTCCTTTCAGCTTATGCTAAATATCGTCAAACAGCAGGAACTGATCCTTGGGATTTAGTTCTCTGTGGAGATGGTGAACTACGTTTGCTAATAGAAGAGGAAATTACTAATCATAAAATGCAAAATTACGTCCATCTTCCGGGTTTTCTGCAACAAGATCAACTTTTACCTTATTTTGCTCATGCTAAATGCTTTATCCATGCTAGTGTTCAAGAACAATGGGGTTTAGTTGTAAATGAAGCAATGGCCGCAGGTTTACCAGTATTGGTTTCTAATCGTTGTGGCTGTTACGAAGATTTAATCATAGAAGGCGTTAATGGATTTGGTTTTGATCCAGAAAACTCTCAACAGCTAAGTGAATTGATGCTGAAAATGAGTTCGGGCGAGATTGATTTAGAGATAATGTCTAATGAGGTTTTAGAACATATTCAGCAATTCTCCCCTGACTATTTTGCCCAAGGTTTGATACAATCTGTTAGTCACGCTTCATCTCAACGTTAA
- a CDS encoding glycosyltransferase, with amino-acid sequence MRILMVIPALGDVYGGTTKIVLELAESLGKLGANVDVVATNANGSTTLSSPLNQWIKEKYYRVQYFSYFDFIDYKFTWSMSKWLFGNVSKYNLVHTHAIFSYPVLAAYWMCQIHKIPYIATPHGMLEPWALAYKSWKKTIYFNFLEKPSLQKTSAIQMTAASEVSQIKNLKLKANPVFVPNGIHRENFDSLPDKEIFYHQFPETKNKKLIIFLGRIDPKKGLDLLANAFAQAYQKFPDSHLIVAGPDNTGFLPTAESYFMKAGCRNAVTFTGMLTGSIKYAALAAANIYVAPSYSEGFSMSVLEGMAAGLPCVITTGCNFPEAGEAEVASVVDINADKIGNALMKLLQEPIQAKKMGDRARQFILENYTWDHIASKMLSVYQDLITQGK; translated from the coding sequence ATGAGAATTTTAATGGTTATTCCTGCTTTGGGAGATGTGTATGGTGGAACGACAAAAATTGTTCTTGAATTAGCAGAATCTCTTGGTAAATTAGGTGCTAATGTTGATGTTGTAGCTACTAATGCCAATGGGTCAACAACCTTAAGTTCACCTCTCAATCAGTGGATTAAAGAAAAATATTATAGAGTCCAATATTTTTCTTATTTCGATTTTATAGATTATAAATTTACTTGGTCAATGAGTAAATGGTTATTTGGCAATGTATCTAAGTATAATTTAGTCCATACTCATGCTATTTTTTCCTATCCAGTTCTCGCTGCGTATTGGATGTGTCAAATACACAAAATTCCTTATATTGCGACACCTCATGGAATGTTAGAACCTTGGGCATTAGCTTATAAAAGCTGGAAAAAAACAATCTATTTTAATTTTTTGGAAAAGCCATCATTACAAAAAACAAGTGCTATCCAAATGACAGCGGCTAGTGAAGTTAGCCAAATCAAAAACCTTAAATTAAAAGCTAATCCAGTTTTTGTACCTAATGGAATTCATAGAGAAAATTTTGACTCTCTCCCTGACAAAGAGATTTTTTATCATCAATTTCCAGAGACTAAAAATAAAAAGTTAATTATATTTTTAGGACGCATTGATCCCAAAAAAGGATTAGATTTATTAGCTAATGCTTTTGCTCAAGCATATCAAAAATTTCCTGATAGTCATCTGATTGTTGCCGGACCAGATAATACAGGATTTTTACCCACTGCTGAAAGCTACTTTATGAAAGCAGGTTGTAGAAATGCTGTCACATTTACGGGGATGTTGACAGGTTCTATTAAATATGCAGCTTTAGCAGCAGCTAACATCTATGTTGCCCCTTCCTATTCCGAAGGTTTTAGTATGTCAGTCCTAGAGGGTATGGCGGCGGGTTTACCCTGTGTCATTACCACTGGCTGTAATTTTCCAGAAGCTGGTGAGGCTGAGGTGGCTAGTGTTGTTGATATTAATGCTGATAAAATAGGCAATGCCTTAATGAAACTTTTGCAAGAACCTATTCAAGCGAAAAAAATGGGCGATCGCGCTCGGCAATTTATCCTAGAAAATTATACATGGGATCATATCGCCTCCAAAATGCTTTCAGTTTATCAAGACCTCATTACTCAGGGGAAATAA
- a CDS encoding class I SAM-dependent methyltransferase, giving the protein MSTTTDEKYEYSYQDSETEHHHAYIIPALMEMISESAPLLESKPKPRILDIGCGNGSLTNLIAQSGYEVVGVEESKSGVELAKQVFPNCQFIQGSIYNLPYAEIGDNFDLVIAAEVIEHLFLPRELVRNAKKCLKPNGRLIVTTPYHGYLKNLILAVSGKMDQHFTALWDGGHIKFFSVSTITQLLELEGYGDIKFKFAGRFPYTWKSILCSSTLS; this is encoded by the coding sequence ATGTCCACAACTACTGATGAAAAATACGAATACTCATACCAAGATAGCGAAACAGAACACCATCATGCTTATATTATTCCGGCTCTGATGGAGATGATATCTGAATCTGCTCCTTTGCTTGAAAGTAAGCCAAAACCTCGCATTTTAGATATTGGTTGTGGTAATGGCAGTTTGACTAACTTAATTGCACAGTCTGGTTATGAAGTTGTGGGAGTCGAAGAATCAAAATCAGGAGTAGAATTAGCCAAACAAGTTTTCCCTAACTGCCAATTTATTCAAGGTAGTATTTATAATCTACCCTATGCAGAAATAGGAGACAATTTTGATCTTGTCATCGCTGCTGAAGTAATTGAGCATTTGTTTCTCCCCAGAGAATTAGTTAGAAATGCTAAAAAATGCCTGAAGCCAAATGGTCGTTTAATAGTGACTACCCCTTATCATGGCTATCTCAAAAATCTCATACTTGCTGTTTCTGGCAAAATGGATCAGCACTTTACTGCTCTCTGGGATGGCGGACATATCAAGTTTTTCTCTGTATCAACAATTACACAATTGCTAGAATTAGAAGGCTATGGAGATATAAAGTTTAAATTTGCCGGGCGCTTTCCTTATACTTGGAAATCAATTTTATGTTCTAGTACCCTTTCATAG
- a CDS encoding glycosyltransferase family 2 protein — protein sequence MLEQVTILILTYNEAPNIERTLQKLTWAKRIVVIDSYSTDETLEILSSYPQLEVCQRKFDSFANQCNYGLSKITSEWVLSLDADYILTDELINEIKTLPVEADMDSYSFRFKYCVFGKPLRGTLLPPRKVLYKKEKAIYKDDGHAHRVSVEGKSRLLSAYIHHDDRKSLSRWLWAQERYMVIETKKLRETPNSELSLGDRIRKQKVIAPLIILVYCLILKGGILDGWHGLYYALQRVLAEILLSIHLIEARIDK from the coding sequence ATGCTAGAACAAGTTACCATTTTAATTCTGACATACAACGAAGCACCCAACATTGAACGCACTCTTCAAAAACTTACATGGGCTAAGAGAATTGTTGTCATTGATAGTTATAGTACAGATGAAACTTTAGAGATTTTGTCTTCCTACCCTCAACTGGAAGTTTGTCAACGCAAATTTGATTCTTTTGCTAATCAATGTAACTATGGTTTATCAAAAATTACATCGGAATGGGTACTATCTCTAGATGCAGATTATATCTTAACTGATGAACTTATTAATGAAATTAAGACACTGCCAGTAGAAGCAGATATGGACAGCTACAGCTTCAGATTCAAGTATTGTGTCTTTGGTAAACCTTTACGTGGGACTCTACTTCCACCCCGCAAGGTACTGTATAAAAAGGAAAAGGCAATTTACAAAGATGATGGACACGCTCATCGGGTTTCAGTAGAGGGTAAATCCAGATTGCTTTCAGCATACATTCATCATGACGATCGCAAATCCTTAAGTCGTTGGCTATGGGCGCAAGAACGTTACATGGTGATTGAAACCAAAAAGCTCCGAGAAACTCCCAACAGTGAACTGAGTTTAGGCGATCGCATTCGTAAACAAAAAGTTATCGCACCCTTAATTATACTGGTTTATTGCCTGATCCTCAAAGGTGGTATTCTGGATGGTTGGCATGGTTTATATTATGCATTACAGCGAGTCTTGGCGGAAATCCTGCTCAGCATACATTTAATAGAAGCTAGGATTGATAAATAA
- a CDS encoding class I SAM-dependent methyltransferase — MISGIIKGFYYLLLKYPMRFSGWFYKKFICPKSELKVHLGPGKSNYLNGWLNVDANLITAKVDVWSNLLDPLPFRKESVDIFYSHHVVEHLPDSHLIVHFQEMFQALRPGGGIRIGAPNMGNACRKYLQGDYDWFSNFPENRKSLGGRFTNMIFCRGEHLTALDESYLGEIAEKCGFVDISFPLPVKETNLKDLGISEVVLSKEYESDFAFPHTVILEARKPE, encoded by the coding sequence ATGATTTCTGGAATTATCAAGGGATTTTATTACTTGCTTTTAAAATATCCTATGAGATTTAGTGGTTGGTTTTATAAGAAATTTATATGTCCCAAAAGTGAATTAAAAGTTCACTTAGGACCAGGAAAATCTAACTATCTCAATGGCTGGCTGAATGTTGATGCTAATTTAATCACTGCCAAAGTGGATGTATGGTCTAATCTATTAGATCCCTTGCCATTTCGTAAGGAATCAGTAGATATCTTTTATTCACATCATGTTGTAGAACATTTACCAGATTCACATTTAATTGTCCACTTTCAAGAAATGTTTCAGGCACTACGTCCAGGAGGCGGTATACGTATTGGTGCGCCGAACATGGGTAATGCGTGTCGCAAATATCTTCAGGGTGACTATGATTGGTTTAGTAATTTCCCGGAAAATCGCAAGAGTTTAGGGGGAAGATTCACAAACATGATTTTTTGTCGAGGAGAACACTTAACAGCTTTAGATGAATCATATTTAGGTGAAATAGCTGAAAAATGTGGCTTTGTGGATATCTCATTTCCCTTACCTGTGAAGGAAACCAACTTGAAAGACCTGGGAATCAGCGAAGTTGTCTTGTCAAAAGAATATGAATCTGATTTTGCTTTTCCACACACAGTTATTTTAGAAGCTAGAAAACCAGAATAG
- a CDS encoding YdcF family protein → MLKLNKKYGSLILAGLILGLFSMIPIRLAIAYYHSPHPQAILTLGGDPVREQFTAQFAQKNPQLDIWVSSGTSPKQALAIFQNADIANHRIHLDYRAVDTVTNFTSLVDDFKRQHIQHIYLVTSADHMPRAKTIATLVLGSQGIIFTPIPIPSQNPRESILRIVRDSGRSLLWIVSGHTGASFHPRFREPSYAAR, encoded by the coding sequence ATGTTGAAACTGAACAAAAAATACGGGTCTCTAATTTTAGCAGGTTTGATTTTGGGATTATTCAGCATGATTCCCATCCGACTAGCGATCGCCTATTACCATTCCCCCCATCCCCAAGCTATCCTCACCCTTGGAGGAGATCCGGTACGAGAACAATTTACGGCTCAATTTGCCCAAAAAAATCCCCAATTAGATATATGGGTTTCTAGCGGTACTTCCCCAAAACAAGCTCTTGCCATCTTCCAAAATGCAGATATTGCCAACCACCGCATTCACCTAGATTACCGTGCTGTTGACACTGTTACCAACTTTACCAGCCTCGTTGACGATTTTAAGCGCCAGCACATTCAGCATATCTATTTAGTTACCTCCGCTGATCATATGCCCAGAGCCAAAACTATAGCCACCTTAGTTCTGGGTAGTCAAGGCATAATTTTTACCCCTATCCCTATTCCGTCCCAAAACCCTAGAGAATCAATACTCCGCATTGTCAGAGATAGTGGACGTTCCCTATTGTGGATTGTATCGGGTCATACTGGAGCTAGCTTTCACCCTCGCTTTCGTGAGCCATCTTATGCGGCTAGATAA
- a CDS encoding WcaF family extracellular polysaccharide biosynthesis acetyltransferase, which translates to MRLDKYTLGSYTPGAPYWKQLLWYFLGSPLVESSWLPISSVKVGTLRIFGASIGQGVRIKPGVRVKFPWRLSLGDYVWIGEDTWIDNLADVTIESHVCLSQGVYLCTGNHNWSDPNFELKIAPIYLQESSWIAAKSVIGPGVTVGRGAVLTLGGVAAKSLASMTIYAGNPAQPIKERKIV; encoded by the coding sequence ATGCGGCTAGATAAATACACTCTGGGCAGTTATACCCCTGGCGCACCCTACTGGAAACAGCTTTTGTGGTACTTCCTTGGTTCTCCCTTAGTTGAGAGTTCTTGGCTTCCCATTTCATCTGTGAAGGTGGGAACATTACGAATTTTTGGAGCTAGTATTGGTCAAGGTGTTCGCATTAAGCCAGGAGTGCGGGTGAAGTTTCCTTGGCGGCTAAGTTTAGGTGATTATGTTTGGATTGGTGAAGATACTTGGATAGATAACCTCGCTGATGTGACTATAGAAAGTCATGTTTGCTTATCTCAAGGTGTGTATCTCTGTACGGGGAATCATAACTGGAGTGACCCTAACTTTGAGTTAAAAATTGCCCCGATTTATCTTCAAGAAAGTAGTTGGATTGCGGCTAAGTCAGTCATTGGGCCTGGAGTTACTGTTGGTAGAGGTGCTGTGTTAACTCTAGGTGGAGTTGCGGCTAAATCATTGGCATCGATGACTATTTATGCAGGGAATCCGGCACAACCAATTAAGGAAAGGAAGATAGTATAA
- a CDS encoding TIGR03643 family protein codes for MKLPNLDPQTIDRIIEMAWEDRTPMEAIEAQFGLQEKQVIALMRQQMKQSSFQMWRSRVTKRKTKHLKKREFIAGRFKSQNQKS; via the coding sequence ATGAAGTTACCCAACCTTGATCCCCAAACTATTGATCGCATCATCGAAATGGCATGGGAAGATAGAACACCTATGGAAGCTATTGAGGCTCAGTTTGGGCTACAAGAGAAACAGGTAATTGCTTTAATGCGCCAGCAAATGAAACAATCTAGTTTCCAAATGTGGCGATCGCGAGTTACCAAACGCAAAACAAAACATTTAAAGAAGCGAGAGTTTATTGCAGGTAGATTTAAGTCACAAAATCAAAAATCCTGA
- a CDS encoding DUF1499 domain-containing protein, translating to MSHLPTAFTQRLLRLITFVIFLTLISGFILPAPTWAESSGLGVDHGHLSSCPASNNCVVSQDADAKHAIDPITYHVDRDAARETLLKVLSVVPRTEVVEQTDNYIHALSKSRIFKFVDDVEFYFPANEPVIHTRSASRIGESDLGVNRRRVEQIRLALRDLNI from the coding sequence ATGTCCCATCTGCCAACAGCCTTCACACAGCGACTCCTGCGGCTGATTACCTTTGTCATCTTCCTCACCCTGATTAGTGGTTTCATCCTTCCTGCTCCTACTTGGGCTGAGTCTTCTGGTTTAGGAGTTGATCATGGTCATCTGAGTTCTTGTCCCGCTTCCAATAACTGTGTTGTCAGCCAAGACGCTGATGCAAAACACGCCATTGACCCGATTACATATCATGTAGACCGCGATGCAGCAAGAGAAACTTTACTTAAAGTTCTCAGTGTTGTTCCCCGCACAGAGGTTGTAGAACAGACAGATAATTACATTCATGCTCTTTCTAAAAGCCGGATCTTTAAATTTGTTGATGATGTAGAGTTTTATTTCCCAGCCAATGAGCCAGTGATTCATACCCGCTCTGCATCTCGCATAGGAGAGTCGGATCTTGGTGTCAACCGCAGGCGTGTAGAGCAAATTCGTCTGGCTTTGCGCGATTTAAATATCTAA
- a CDS encoding MAPEG family protein, with the protein MLPWTGLITALTLLLYFVITINVGRARAKYKVSPPQMTGNPDFERVVRVQQNTLEQMVFFLPALWLFSFYVSPLWGSAIGAVWVVGRIAYAWGYYKAAEKRAIGFAISSLSSIVLLLGSLVGVILSLVQS; encoded by the coding sequence ATGTTGCCTTGGACTGGTCTAATCACCGCTCTCACACTGTTGCTGTATTTCGTGATCACCATTAATGTTGGTCGAGCCAGAGCCAAATACAAGGTGTCACCTCCCCAAATGACTGGAAACCCCGACTTTGAAAGAGTGGTGCGTGTTCAACAAAATACCCTAGAGCAAATGGTTTTTTTCTTACCGGCTTTATGGCTATTCTCTTTCTACGTTAGCCCATTATGGGGGTCGGCTATTGGTGCAGTTTGGGTTGTGGGTCGTATTGCCTACGCTTGGGGATACTATAAAGCAGCCGAAAAACGAGCCATTGGCTTTGCCATCAGTTCTCTAAGCAGTATAGTGCTACTTTTAGGTTCTCTGGTGGGTGTCATCCTATCTTTGGTGCAATCATAG
- a CDS encoding D-alanine--D-alanine ligase family protein, translating into MPLLRILHLVGSAHNDFYCDLSRLYAQDCLTATADRSRYDFYIAYITPDGQWRFPRSLNREDIALTKPIPLVQAIKFLTTQNIDLVLPQMFCLPGMTYYRALFDLLNIPYVGNTADIMAIASHKGRTKAIVAAAGVNVPSGELLRPGDVPTITPPVVIKPVSSDNSLGVALVKEASDYEAALQKAFEYADEVIVETFIELGREVRCGIIVQDGELVGLPLEEYQLDPEEKPIRSYADKLQQTDDGNLRFSAKDNMKSWIVDPNDPITQKVQEVAKKCHQALGCRHYSLFDFRIDPQGEPWFLEAGLYCSFAPKSVISCMAKAVEIPLNKLFMTVINETLSSHNSK; encoded by the coding sequence ATGCCATTACTTCGTATCCTTCATTTGGTTGGGTCTGCACACAATGATTTTTACTGTGATTTGTCACGCCTTTACGCCCAAGACTGCCTCACAGCAACGGCAGACCGATCACGCTATGACTTTTATATTGCATATATTACACCTGATGGCCAGTGGCGATTTCCTCGCTCCCTGAATCGAGAAGATATCGCTCTCACCAAACCGATTCCTCTGGTTCAAGCCATCAAGTTTCTCACCACGCAAAACATTGACCTCGTGTTACCACAAATGTTTTGTCTTCCGGGAATGACTTACTACCGCGCCCTATTCGACCTGCTGAATATCCCCTACGTAGGCAATACTGCGGATATCATGGCAATAGCGAGCCACAAAGGCAGAACTAAAGCAATTGTTGCCGCCGCAGGGGTGAACGTGCCAAGTGGAGAACTGCTCCGCCCAGGAGATGTGCCAACAATTACACCTCCAGTAGTGATCAAACCCGTAAGTTCTGACAACTCTTTAGGGGTGGCTTTAGTCAAAGAGGCTAGTGACTATGAGGCTGCTTTGCAGAAAGCATTTGAATATGCAGATGAGGTGATTGTAGAAACATTCATCGAACTCGGTCGCGAAGTCCGATGTGGCATTATTGTCCAAGATGGGGAGTTAGTAGGTTTACCCCTGGAAGAGTATCAGTTAGACCCTGAAGAGAAACCCATCCGCAGTTATGCTGATAAACTCCAACAAACCGATGATGGTAATTTGCGTTTTAGCGCTAAAGACAATATGAAGTCTTGGATTGTAGACCCGAATGATCCCATTACCCAAAAGGTTCAGGAAGTGGCTAAGAAGTGTCATCAGGCTTTGGGTTGTCGCCACTACAGTTTATTTGATTTCCGCATCGACCCACAGGGAGAACCTTGGTTTTTAGAAGCCGGTTTGTATTGTTCTTTTGCTCCCAAAAGTGTAATTTCCTGTATGGCGAAAGCAGTGGAAATCCCTCTAAATAAGTTATTTATGACGGTTATCAATGAAACGTTGAGCAGTCATAATTCCAAATAA